In Leptolyngbya sp. NIES-2104, the genomic window TTGTCTCACAATCTGTGTGAAAGCGATTCTTTTGCATTAGAGAAAACGCTTCAGCAGATTGAACAACATTATGGTCACTTGTTGCCTCAGATTCAGTGGTTGAATCTGGGGGGTGGGCATTTGATGACGCACGAAAACTATGATGTCGATCATGCGATCGCAGTTCTGAATGCGTTTCACGATCGCTATCCTCATTTGCAGTTGTATCTAGAACCCGGTTCCGCGATCGTTTGGCAAACAGGCGATTTGATCGGTTCGGTTCTCGATCTGATTCCGACTGCTGATTTTACTCATGTGATGTTGGATGTGTCTTTCACTGCACACATGCCCGATTGTTTGGAGATGCCTTATCAGCCGGAAATTGTGGGAGCATCGCAAAACGGAGAATATCGCTTAGGGGGATCAAGCTGTTTAGCTGGAGATTTCCTCGGTGATTACGGGTTTGAGAAACCGTTAGCCATCGGCGATCGCATCATTTTCAAAGACATGATGCACTATACGATGGTCAAATCCACGATGTTTAACGGGGTCGCGCATCCGGCGATCGGGTGTGTCCGCAAAGATGGATCGTTTGAATTGTGGCGCGAATTTGGCTACGAGGATTATCGATCGCGAGTCGGTTAAGGAAAGTTAGAGAGAATCCACGATCGTAAAAATCCTGATTTACTATTTGGATTAATGCGATCGTGGATTTGATCTATGGGCAAAAAGAAAGGAAAACCAGAGTGGATCAAAGAAACTCTGGAAATCGATGATAATCATGGCTGGCAGTCGAAACCGGGCTACAAGATTTTCGTAGCGGGACGGGGTGCGGTTCGATTCGATGTGCCGCAAGACTGGCATTTTGAACCGAACGAAAAATCTTTTAGCTTCCATGATGCAACGCCGCCAAACGATGATTGTCGGTTAGAAGTTTCTTACAATCACTTGCCGAAACAAGATTGGAGCTTGTTTCCGTTGGAACATACGGTGAAAAAGGTTGCGACTGCCGATCGACGTGATGTGATCGAGGTCGGGGAAGTGGTCAAAGTGAAACGCCAAACGGCTCGAATCGCTTGGATTCAAATTAAATTCATCGATTCTAATGAAAATCGTGAAGCGTATTCTCGGATCTGTGTCGGGCTTGGGTCGAGTATTCAGTGTTTGATTACGTTTGATTATTGGGCGGATCAAGCGGAGAAGTTGACTCCGGTTTGGGATGAAGTGATTAATTCGCTGGTGTTGGGCTTGTATATTCGCGATCCGAGGACTGGGTTTGCGATACCGGATTAGTGTGTAGTTTGGGGTTCTGACTGCGTTGTCAGTCCGCGCCGGAATAGAATTCGGCGCGGATGAGTGCGATCGACGAGGGATGTGTGATTATCTTTCTTTTTCCAATTCACCACCAGTATCATTCTATTCCGGGGCGGAATTGAACGAAGCGAACAAAACACACTAATTCAAAATTCCGCGACCCATTCAAGATTCCTGAACTTGATAGGATATTCAAGCAGCTTACAGTTCAGTTCATGCCTCAAACGATCGTTGTAAAAATCGGGACTTCTAGCCTGACTCAACCCGATTCAAGACAATTAGCACTTTCGACGATCGCTTCTCTAGTCGAAGTTCTCAGTCAGCTCCGCCAACAGGGAAATCGCGTTGTTCTCGTTTCATCTGGCGCGGTCGGGGTTGGATGTGCACGATTGGGATTAGTCGAACGTCCGAAATCGATGGCGCTCAAACAAGCGATCGCGGCGGTCGGTCAAGGTCGTTTGATGCGGATTTATGATGATTTTTTCACCGCACTCCAACAACCGATCGCACAAGTCCTTCTCACTCGTGGCGATCTGATTCAACGCAGCCGCTACATTAATGTTCTTCGCACGTTTCAAGAACTCTTAAACTTGGGTGTTGTTCCGATCGTGAATGAGAACGATACGGTTTCGGTCGATGAATTGAAGTTTGGCGATAATGATACGCTCTCGGCACTGGTTGCGAGTGTGGTCGATGCGGATTGGTTATTTTTGATGACGGATGTAGATCGCTTATATTCTGCTGATCCCCGCAACAATCCGAACGCGCAACCGATCACGATCGTCAAACACATTGATGAATTGTCAGACGTTCAAACCGGAAGCTCTGGGACACAGTGGGGCACTGGGGGAATGGTGACGAAGATTCAAGCGGCTCGAATTGCGACGGGTGCGGGTGTGAGAACTGTAATTACTCAAGGTCGATCGCCGCGTAATCTTTTAAAAATTCTGTCAGGTGAATTGATTGGAACGCAGTTTGAACCGCAGCCGCGCCCGTTTAATGCTCGACAGCGGTGGATTGCTCATGGATTGGTTCCGGTCGGGCAGTTGTATCTCGATGAGGGTGCAGTGAAAGCGATTCGACATTCAGGTCGATCGCTATTAGCCGCAGGCATTATTCAAGTCAAAGGCGAATTTGATAGTCAGAACGCGGTGAAAATCTGCGATCGCTCTGGTGAAGAAGTTGCGCGAGGCATCGTCAACTACAACAGCGACGAACTAGAAAAAATTCGCGGTCGTCAATCCGATGAAATTCCCGAAATTCTTGGATACGCGGGTGAAGAAACCGTCGTGCATCGCGATAATTTGGTTCTTTCCTGATACAATTCAATCCCGAATCATCCCCGCCGAGAAAGCTTGTGACTCACGTTCCTTACTCTGATTCTTTGCAGCCCTTTCCCGTGTTGGGACTGCCGATGCACCTCGTGAATGATTACGATCGCTGGCTGAGTCACCGCATCGAACAGCGGCTGGGTTGTCATGTGATTACGCTGAATGCGGAAATGACGATGCAGGCGGAACAAAATCCAGCGTTAGCAAATATCATTCATCAAGCAGAATTAGTGATTCCGGATGGTTCGGGAATTGTTTTGTATATGCGGCTTCATGGGAAGCGGGTAAAGCGGACTCCGGGGATCGAACTCGCGCAAGGTTTGTTAGAGCGATCGACACAATTCGGTGAACCTTGGTCGATCTTTTTCTTCGGAGGTGCGCCCGGAGTTGCGGAAACAGCGGCGCAAAAATGGCGGCAAAGCATTCCAGGAATCTCGATCGTCGGTGTTCAAAATGGCTATCTCAAGCCTGAAGATGAACCTGAATTTCTTCAACATTTGAAAACACTACAACCCCGACTAATCTATGTGGGTCTGGGTGTGCCGCGACAAGAATTATGGATTTCTAAAAATCGGCACGTCTGCCCGAATGCGGTTTGGATCGGTGTCGGTGGCAGCTTTGATGTGTGGGCGGGAACAAAGGAACGCGCCCCAAAATGGTTCTGTGATAATCACCTCGAATGGTTGTATCGACTGTATCAAGAACCTTGGCGATGGAAACGAATGACTGCACTACCGAAATTTGCGATGAAAGCGATCGTGTATCGTCTCACTAAACGCAATCCGGTCAGCCGCTAAGGAATGGGAATTAATTGACTTACAATTCTCTGGGTTTACCCTCACCCTAGCCCTCTCCCTAGGGGAGAGGGAACAAGAATTCTAGCTCCCTTCTCCCCCAGGGAGAAGGGTTGGGGATGAGGGCAAACCCGTTCAATCTTGCACATTATTTAATTCACAATCCTAAACAATTAAAAACACCCCAGTCGTATCGATCGGAGTGTTTTATTTGTAGTCGCAGCCATGCGACTAACTAAGTTCCCATTGCCAGAAGAGTAATTTAGCTCTATTACCTGTAAATCAGTCTAAAGATAGACCTAGAACACCATTCCGATGATTGTTTGAGCGTGTTCAATGAGCGTACTGACAAGCTGACGAGTTGCAGGTAAAGAATCGATTCCCATTCCAGCGCAAAGCAGCATCATGTAAAGAATCGAGTATTTGAACGTCGATCGAGCTTCCATTAAATCCGACGGAGCCTGCATCAATTTCCAAGCTTTCT contains:
- the proB gene encoding glutamate 5-kinase, producing the protein MPQTIVVKIGTSSLTQPDSRQLALSTIASLVEVLSQLRQQGNRVVLVSSGAVGVGCARLGLVERPKSMALKQAIAAVGQGRLMRIYDDFFTALQQPIAQVLLTRGDLIQRSRYINVLRTFQELLNLGVVPIVNENDTVSVDELKFGDNDTLSALVASVVDADWLFLMTDVDRLYSADPRNNPNAQPITIVKHIDELSDVQTGSSGTQWGTGGMVTKIQAARIATGAGVRTVITQGRSPRNLLKILSGELIGTQFEPQPRPFNARQRWIAHGLVPVGQLYLDEGAVKAIRHSGRSLLAAGIIQVKGEFDSQNAVKICDRSGEEVARGIVNYNSDELEKIRGRQSDEIPEILGYAGEETVVHRDNLVLS
- a CDS encoding WecB/TagA/CpsF family glycosyltransferase — protein: MTHVPYSDSLQPFPVLGLPMHLVNDYDRWLSHRIEQRLGCHVITLNAEMTMQAEQNPALANIIHQAELVIPDGSGIVLYMRLHGKRVKRTPGIELAQGLLERSTQFGEPWSIFFFGGAPGVAETAAQKWRQSIPGISIVGVQNGYLKPEDEPEFLQHLKTLQPRLIYVGLGVPRQELWISKNRHVCPNAVWIGVGGSFDVWAGTKERAPKWFCDNHLEWLYRLYQEPWRWKRMTALPKFAMKAIVYRLTKRNPVSR
- the nspC gene encoding carboxynorspermidine decarboxylase produces the protein MINDAVLEAIPSPCFVLDEERLERNLQIFDRVQREAPVKVLLALKAYALFHSFPMINRMLSGASASSLWEARLAAEEFGGALHVYSPAYREQDLPELFDRATHVTFNSLSQWERSPKGSASIGLRINPLYSPVKTALYNPCQPGSRLGVLPEQLGDRLPDGISGFLSHNLCESDSFALEKTLQQIEQHYGHLLPQIQWLNLGGGHLMTHENYDVDHAIAVLNAFHDRYPHLQLYLEPGSAIVWQTGDLIGSVLDLIPTADFTHVMLDVSFTAHMPDCLEMPYQPEIVGASQNGEYRLGGSSCLAGDFLGDYGFEKPLAIGDRIIFKDMMHYTMVKSTMFNGVAHPAIGCVRKDGSFELWREFGYEDYRSRVG